From the Deinococcus aetherius genome, the window GCCCCATTGCGCCCCTGAGTCTTGAGAGGCACCCCAGGAGGACCTATGAATTCCAGAATCCAGAAGATCGCTCTCACCCTGGCCCTGGTCTCCCTGCCGGTGACGGCAACCGCTCAGACGGACGCGACCCCCAACGTCGAGAACAACGCCGTCACCACGCCAGCGGAGAGTGACAACGTCCCCGGCAACGAGGGTGGGGTGTTGACCGATCCCGACCGCATCGAGAACAACGCGACCACCACGCCGGCCGAGAACGACGGCATCCCGGGGAATGAAGACGACACCGTGGCGGGGAACGCCGTTGTCGTTAGGGCCGAGGAGGACAACCGTTTCCCCTGGGGACTGCTCGGCCTGATCGGTCTGGCGGGTCTGGCGGGCCGCAGCGGTGGTGCGCGGCGGGAGGTCAAGCTGGGCGGGCCGGTGGACGGCGCACGCCATTGACAGTTCTGGCAACT encodes:
- a CDS encoding WGxxGxxG family protein → MNSRIQKIALTLALVSLPVTATAQTDATPNVENNAVTTPAESDNVPGNEGGVLTDPDRIENNATTTPAENDGIPGNEDDTVAGNAVVVRAEEDNRFPWGLLGLIGLAGLAGRSGGARREVKLGGPVDGARH